The sequence below is a genomic window from Nitrobacter winogradskyi Nb-255.
CACCCCTGGGGGCTCGCCTTGCTGCCGGACGGGCGGATACTGGTCACGGAACGGCCCGGACGCTTTCGTATCGTCAGCCGCGACGGCGATCTGTCGCCGCCGCTGAAGAATGTGCCGGGTGTTTGGGCGTCCGGCCAGGGCGGCCTGCTCGACGTTGTCCTGGACAGGTCGTTCGCGGACAACAAGACCCTCTATTTCTGCTTCGCGGAGCGGGTGGACGGCGGCGGACGAACCGCCGTCGCACGCGCCCGGTTGGGTGAGGATCGTCTTCAGGACGTCCGGATCATCTTTCGTCAGGAGGGCCCGCTATCGTCAGGCAATCACTATGGCTGCCGCATCGCACAAGCTGACGATGGCAACCTGTTCGTGACGCTCGGCGATCACTTCAGTCATCGTGACGAAGCGCAGAATCTCGCCAACCACCTCGGCAAAGTGATCCGCATCGCGCCGGACGGCTCGGCGCCCTCCGACAATCCGTTCGTCGGCCGCGCCGACGCCAGGCCCGAAATCTGGAGCTACGGCCACCGCAACGAACAGGGGCTCGCCATCCATCCCGTGACCGGCGGGTTATGGGAGGTCGAGCACGGCCCGCGCGGCGGCGACGAGGTCAACATCATCGGCAAGGGCAGGAACTACGGCTGGCCGGTGATCGGCTACGGCGTCGATTACAACGGCGCGAAGATCCATGCCGGCGCGTCAAGGGAAGGCATGGAGCAGCCGGTGAAATACTGGGCGCCGTCGATCTCGCCTTCCAGCATGGCCTTCTATACCGGCACATTGTTTCCGTCGTGGAAAGGAAGCCTTTTCATCGGCGCGCTCTCGGGGCGGATGCTGGTGCGCCTTTCGCTCCGGGGCGATGAGGTCATCGGCGAGGAACGCCTGCTGCAAGACCTCAATGAGCGCATCCGCGACGTCCGCCAGGCGCCCGACGGCGCGCTTTGGCTCCTGACCGACAGCAAGGCGGGACGCCTGTTGCGGGTATCGCCATCCGGGAAATAACGGCCGCGCAGGGATCCCCGCACCGCGCGTCCCTCACCGTCTCACGGCGTTCTGAGCGCGGCGAGCAGCGCAAAGCCGAAAAGCACGGCGACGCCTGCGATGAATCCGAACGCGAATGTCAGGTATCCGCGGCGCGGCTTCCTCGTCTCCGCCGGCTCCCACAGCGGCGTCGCCGACAGCGCACGCTCACGCTCGATCATGCGTCGCGCGACATAATCCGTGACGGCCTTGACGATCGCGGCCGCGTCATGGGATTCCGTGAGCACGATCCGGCCGTACCGGGTATCCTGAACAAAGCGGTACAGGCGCTTGTCACGTCCCATCACGACATGGGCGACGATGTCGATCCACAGCCGCGGGGTGTCTCCCTTGCTGATACCCCGATCGAACAGATCGATCTGATCCGGCACCTGCGCGAACAGCGGGTCCAGCGCCTCGTTCAGGATTTCAAGCCGGGCCGCTTCCGCGTCGCGCAGATCCACGACGACGCCCGTGCGATCGGCGGCCTCGATCCGGGCCTGCCACAGCGCGTCGCGCAACCGCCGCGGCTTCGCCGTTTCCGCCACGCCCCTTCCAATGATCGGTGAGTCCGACATCGGTCGCCTTTCCCGCAGATGCTGCCGCCTTTTAACCAGACGGTAACCATGTAACTTAGAGCGTTTTCGAGGGAAGTGGCTACCGGTTCGCGTGAAGAAATCGCGTCAAATCAAATCCGAGAGCTCCGCTACTGATTGAATCGGAAGCGGAACGGCTCTAGCAGCAACTCCGGTCGGAAAAAATGCCATTTATATTCAAACATTTACGGGTTGGCGACTACTTCAGCGGGGGACTCCGCCTGCTGGATGAACAACGGCCCCGCCCGATCTGCCGGGCAGGGCCGCTGCTTCCTTGGACGCTTCTCTTCTTTTTAGAGCATGATCCCGAAAAGTGGAAACCGGTGTTCGGATAAGATCATGCTCGATCAAAAAATTAGCTTGGGTCTGGTTCAACGCAGTTGAAGCAGACTCTAGATGGACGAGCTTCAGCCCGCCATGCGGTTCGGCTCTTCCACGATGGAGAAGCGCACGCCGGCGCGGTAGCGGTTCTCCTCGGACACGACCTTCCAGGCATCCTCCGCTTCCTGCCGCGTCTTGAACGGTCCCTGCACCTGAGCCGAGCCTTCCACCAGCTTGTGGAAGTTCATTGAACCAAATTCGCCGCCAATCACCCAGAAATTGCTACGGGTCATGAGAACCTCCTCGCGTGTTCAACCGCTTTACTCAGCGGCCTGAACGTTGATCGGTGAGCCCTGAGACTTGAACTGCGCGGCTTCCGTGGAATCGTGAAGCGCAGTGGTCGACGACTGGCCTCCCGTGATCGTGGCCGAAACCAGATCGAAGTAGCCGGTGCCGACCTCGCGCTGATGGCGGGTCGCCGAATATCCGAACTTCTCCGAGGCGAACTCGGCCTGCTGGAGACGGGAATAGGCGGCCATGCCTTCGGCCTTGTAACCGCGCGCCAGTTCGAACATGCCATGGTTGAGCGAGTGGAAGCCCGCCAGCGTGACAAACTGAAACTTGTAGCCCATCGCCGCGATTTCCTTCTGGAAGTGCGCGATCGCGGCCTTGTCGAGGTTGGCTTCCCAGTTGAACGAGGGCGAGCAGTTGTAAGCCAGCATCTTGTCCGGATAGACCTTCCTGACGGCTTCCGCGAACGCGCGCGCGCCTTCCAGGTCGGGCTTGGAGGTCTCCCACCACAAAAGATCGGCGTATTTCGCGAACGACAGCCCGCGCTTGATGCAATGGTCAAGGCCGGTGCCAGGCTTCAGGCGATAGAAGCCTTCCGCCGTGCGTTCGCCGGTGATGAACTCGTGATCGCGCTCGTCAATGTCCGACGTGATCAGCTTCGCGCTCTCCGCATCGGTGCGCGCCAGCACGAGAGTCGGCACCCCGCAGACGTCGGCCGCAAGCCGCGCCGCGATCAGATTGCGCTCATGCTCCGCGGTCGGGATCAGCACCTTGCCGCCCAAGTGCCCGCACTTCTTTTCCGATGCGAGCTGGTCCTCGAAGTGGACGCCGGCCGCGCCCGCCTCGATATAGGCTTTCATGATCTCGAACGCGTTGAGCGGCCCGCCGAAACCCGCTTCGGCGTCGGCGACGATAGGTACGAACCAGTCGATCTTCGCCCCACCCTCGGCGTGCTCGATCTGGTCGGCGCGCTGGAAGGTGCGGTTGATGCGGCGACAGAGTTCAGGACCGGCGTTAGCCGGATAGAGGCTCTGATCCGGATACATCGCGCCCGCGGTGTTGGCGTCGGCGGCGACCTGCCAGCCGGAGAGATAGATGGCGGGCAAACCGGCGCGCGCCTGCTGCATCGCCTGATTGCCGGTGACGGCGCCGAGCGAATTCACATAAGGCATTTCGTTGAGTTGCTTCCAAAGCCGGTTCGCGCCCCTCTCCGCCAGGGTATGCTCGATCTGGACCGAGCCGCGCAGCCGTTCGACGTCCTCCGGAGCATAGGGACGGCTGATCCCCTCAAACCGCCCCTTGGGGGCGAGAACGATCTGCTCAAAGGTCCGGGACATCCCTATCTCCAGTTCACTTTAATGACATTGCATCGCAAGATGCTTGGGATAGATAAACGCCAAATCGGATTGATCGTATAGATGTCTTGATTTCAAATCATGATGTTGTGTAACACCTTGCTATGTAATGTATGTTATTTTGTAAAAATTGTCACATGCGAGCATCGGCATGGCCAGCGATCCAGGCAAGAAACTCTTCGTCGGTCCCCGGTTTCGCCGTGTCCGCCAGCAGCTCGGGTTGTCGCAGACCCAGTTCGCGGAAGGGCTCGGCATTTCTCCGAGCTACGTCAACCTGATCGAGCGCAACCAGCGCCCGGTCACCGCGCAAATCCTTCTCCGCCTCGCGGAGACCTACGATCTCGACCTGCGCGATCTCGCTACCGCCGACGAGGACCGCTTCTTCGCCGAGTTGAACGAGGTCTTTTCCGATCCCTTGTTTCGCCAGATCGACATTCCCAGGCAGGAGTTGCGCGATCTGGCCGAACTCTGCCCCGGCGTGACCCATGCGCTGCAGCGCCTCTACGCCGCCTATACCGAGGCGCGGCGCGGCGAAACGCTGGCGGCGGCGCAGTTCGCCGGCCGCGACGACAGCACGGGCGCACGCTTCGAGGCCGACCCGATCGAGCGGGTTCGCGACCTGATCGAAGCCAACCGCAACTATTTCCCCGAGCTTGAGCAGGCCGCGGAGGCGCTGCGCGACGAAATCGACGTTCCCGCACAGGACCTGTTCGCCGCGCTGAGCGCGCGACTGCGAGAGAAACATTCGATTCAGACGCGCATCATGCCGGTGGATATCATGCGCGAGACGCTGCGCCGCTTCGACCGCCACCGCCGGCAACTCCTGATCTCCGAACTCGTGGACGGTCCCGGACGCGCCTTCCAGCTTGCATTCCATATCGCGCTCGCCGAATGCACGCCCGTTCTTGATGCGATCATCGCCCGCGCCGGCGCGCTCGACGACACCTCGCGCCAGCTCTATCGCATCACGCTCGCGAACTACTTCGCGGGATGCGCGCTGATGCCTTATCAGCCCTTCCTTGCCGCGGCGGAATCGCTCGGCTACGACCTCCATGTGCTGGCGCAACGCTTCAGCACCGGCTTCGAGCAGGTATGCCACCGCCTGACCACGCTGCAGCGGCCGAACGCCCGCGGCGTACCGTTCTTCATGCTGCGCGTCGACAACGCCGGCAATGTCTCCAAGCGATTTTCGTCCGGCACGTTTCCGTTCTCGAAGTTCGGCGGCACCTGTCCGCTGTGGAACGTCCACTCCACGTTCGACACCCCGGACCGTCTGTTGAAGCAGGTGATCGAATTGCCCGACGGCACCCGCTACTTCTCGGTCGCACAGATGGTGCGCCGGCCGGTCGCGCCGCATCCGCTGGCGCAACCACGCTTCGCTATCGGCCTGGGTTGCGAAATCCGCCACGCCGCAAGGCTTGTCTATGCTTCCGGGATGAACCTGGACAATGCCGAGGGCACGCCGATCGGCATCAACTGCCGCCTCTGCGAGCGGGAAAACTGCGCGCAGCGGGCCGACCCCCCGCTCACGCGCACGCTGATCCTAGACGAAAATACCCGCCGCATGACAAGCTTTGCGTTTTCGAATGCGCGGGAGGTGTGATCGGCGGCGTGTTCCCTGTCTCGCTATCACGCTGTAATACTCTGGCGTTCTACCAAACTTCCATAGAGCACTGTCGCGTGAGTTCATCTGTAAAGTTCAAGCTCAGGCCGGGCGTCTGGGATAAAACCATCCTTGTTAGGCATCTGCACTTTGGGCAGGCTCTTCGCGTCAATGGTCTCGGACGGTTTGATGATCCTGGCTTCCGAAAGGATGTAAGCGACCAGCGAATATACTTCGTCATCCTTGAGCGAACCGGGCGCGCTGAACGGCATCGTACGCTTGATGTAATCGAATAGCGTCGTTGCATACGGCCAGTAGCTCTCGACGGTCTTGACCGGCGTTTTGCCCGCAAGCGAGCCCCGCCCGCCAAGCAGACGATCACCACCAATGCCCGCGGCGGGATTGCCTTGCAATTTGTCGCTATGACAAGCTGCGCAAGTGCTGGCAAAAACTTCCACACCGGCTTTTGCCGTTCCGCTCCCCGCAGGAAGTCCATCGCCCGAAGGCGGGATCGAGAAATACTTGGCGGCCTCGTCCGCCGTCGCGGTCTGGCCGACACCGAAGTGACCGACCATCGATTGAGCGCCAGCGCTGCCGGAGAACAGGCAGACGCCGATCACGCAGCCGAACCATGAGTTACGCATGGACATTGGTCACATCCCCCGCCTCGCTGACAGCCCAGCTCTGAATCGCATTGAGGTGATAGATCGAACCGAACGATCCGTTATTCCCACGGATTGCGATGAGTTGCTCGAGAGTGGGCTGGACATAACCGGTCTCGTCAATGCAGCGGCTCTGCAGCACCGCACCCTTGCCGTCCCACATCCACGGGAAGCTGAAGCGCACCGTGCACATCGGCTCGGGCGGCGATTCAAGCCGCGCCGGGTACCAGGTCCTTCCCGAATCCAGCGAGACATCGACAGACTGGACCCGCCCGCGCCCTGTCCATGCAAGGCCTGTGATGTTGTAGAAACCCGGACCCGGCAGCTTCATCTCTCCCGATGGAAACGTGATGACCGACTTGGCCTCCATGTCCAGGCTGAAGATGCGCGCCTTACCGCTTCCTAGAAGGTCGGTATACTTCGCCGTCTCCTCTCGCGTCATGAATGGCTTGTCGCTGACTTGCAGTCTCCGAAGCCATTTGATGTGAGTGTTTCCTTCATAACCAGGAAGAAGAAGCCGCAAAGGATAACCTTGTTCGGGACGAATAGCTTCGCCGTTCTGTCCGTAAACGATGAGGGCGTCCTTAAGCATTTTCTCCAAGGGAATGCTGCGTGTCATGACGGCGGCATCGGCGCCTTCGGCCAGAACCCAGGCCGCACCTTCCTTCAGTCCCGTCTCGCGCGCGAAAGTCGCGAACTGAACACCGGTCCACTCGGATGTGCTGAGCAGTCCGTGCGTTCCTTGCACGGTCTTCATGGTCGGCTTGTTCCACTCCGTCAGACCGTTGCCAGAGCACTCGATGAAATGCTTGCGCGTCACCGAAGGCAGCCGCTTGATGTCGGCCATCGAGAACGTCATCGAGCGTTCCACCATGCCATGGATCAGCAAGTTGTGCTTCGCCGGATCGATCGTCGGGATTCCGCCGTGATGGCGTTCGAAGTGGAGTCCTGATGGCGTGATGTTGCCAACTCCCCTGCCGAGCGGAGTGAGACTCCATGAGGTGTTCTCGTTCGGCGTCGGATAGCGCATGCGGGCTTCAGTCTCGAACTGGGACCTCGTTCCATAGCTTCCGTCGACGACCGGCCGTCCTTGCACTTTGGTCGGATCGTCAGGCACATCGTAAAGAACTGCACCGGTCGGCGCTTTCAGCACCTCGGCATGGGCGATCGTGGCTGCTCCGGCTGCGCCGACGAGTGAGCCCGCCGCGAACAAAAAGCCGCGCCGGCTCGATGTCGTCCGACGCGGGAACATTCCATCCCTGCACTCGCAATCTTCCCGGAGCCGATCTGCAATATGACGCTGTTCGGTCAAGACCAACTGCTCAGCCATCCGGCGAGCCTTGTCGTCATAGACGACCTTTTTGTTGCCGTTCAAGTCGCCCTCCTTGAGAGATTTCACGATCAAGGGAGCGTCACGCTAGACTTCGCTTTGTTGCTCTTCAAGCCGCTCTCCTCAAGCGTGTTTTTTTGCTGTGAAAGCGGCGCAGATCATGCGATCGAGAGGTTAGGATTTCCGTCCATGGTGGAGGTTGCGATATAATAATCTCCCATCCACAGAAGCACATTCCACTGTTTCGCCGTCGGTTTCCGCATTACCGAACACACAAAGGCATTCCATGTCATTCCATGATTCCGCTTCGCCGGCCTTTCTGCAAATGCTAGGCGCTCTCTCCGACATCCTCAGGAAAGCCGAAGCCCATGCCAGCGCCCGGAAGATCGCACCCGAAACGCTGCTCACCGCGCGGCTCTATCCGGATATGCTGCCGCTGACGCGCCAGATTCAAATCGCCTGCGATTTCGCCGTGAAGACCTGCGCGCGACTGAGCGGCTCGGAAGTACCGAGCACGCCGGATACGGAAAAGACCTTTGACGAGTTACAGCAGAGGATCGCGAAGGCAACGGATTACGTCAGGAAACTGCCGCCCGATAAATTCGACGGCGCGGAAGATCGCGAAATCACCTTTCCGGCGGGGCGCGACCAGACCATGACTCTGAAGGGTCAGCAGTATCTCAGCCACTTCGCCTTGCCGAATTTCTATTTCCACGCGACCACCGCATACGACATCCTGCGTCACAACGGCGTCGAACTCGGCAAGCGGGATTTCATGGGCGTGAAATAGGAAGGCTGGCTCGGGCATTTGAATGGCGGGAATGCTTCCGGTTTCGCGCGCGTTTGTTTCGCATCACCTTGCAATGATGCTCATGGGCGCGCTTCCGCCTCCCTCAAGCGTCCCTCCGTCTGCTCCGCGAACCAGGTCTCAAGCGCGGCGACGTCTGCCACCGACATCCGCAAGCCAAGCTTGGAGCGTCGCCAGATAACATCCTCCGCGGTGCAAGCCCATTCGTTGGTCATGAGATAGCGGACCTCGCGTTCCGTGAGCGTGGCCCCGAATTCGCGGCCCAGATCCGCCATCGTTTTCGCCGTCCCCAGCATCGCGGCGGCGCGGGAGCCATATGCGCGCGCAAGACGGCGCGCGTGCGCCAGCGTCAGAAAAGGATAGCCTCGCATTAGATCGGCCGGGATCCCCTCAACCGCGGAGACCTCCATGTCTCCGCCGGGCAGCGCCGCCTTCGACGTCCAGCCCTCGCGCGCCTTTGTCCCCTTCAGATAGGGTGACAGCTTTTCCAGCGCCTCTTCGGCAAGCCGGCGATAGGTCGTGATCTTGCCGCCATAGACCGACAGCAGCGGCGCGCCTTCAGGCGTATCGAGTTCAAAAGCGTATTCACGGGTAGCGGCCTTGGCCTCGCTCGCGCCGTCATCATAGAGAGGCCGCACCCCGGCATAGGACCAAACGACATCCCGCGGCGCGACCTGTTTCGCCAGATACTCGCTGACCGAGGCGCAGAGATAGGCGATTTCCTCATCCGACGCCTTCACCCTGGCGGGGTCCCCCTCATAGTCGCGATCCGTGGTCCCGATCAGGGTGAAGTCATCCTGATAGGGAATGGCGAACACGATCCGGCCGTCGCTGTTCTGGAAGATGTAGGCGCGGT
It includes:
- a CDS encoding DUF4170 domain-containing protein, whose translation is MTRSNFWVIGGEFGSMNFHKLVEGSAQVQGPFKTRQEAEDAWKVVSEENRYRAGVRFSIVEEPNRMAG
- a CDS encoding DUF1993 domain-containing protein, which produces MSFHDSASPAFLQMLGALSDILRKAEAHASARKIAPETLLTARLYPDMLPLTRQIQIACDFAVKTCARLSGSEVPSTPDTEKTFDELQQRIAKATDYVRKLPPDKFDGAEDREITFPAGRDQTMTLKGQQYLSHFALPNFYFHATTAYDILRHNGVELGKRDFMGVK
- a CDS encoding helix-turn-helix domain-containing protein: MASDPGKKLFVGPRFRRVRQQLGLSQTQFAEGLGISPSYVNLIERNQRPVTAQILLRLAETYDLDLRDLATADEDRFFAELNEVFSDPLFRQIDIPRQELRDLAELCPGVTHALQRLYAAYTEARRGETLAAAQFAGRDDSTGARFEADPIERVRDLIEANRNYFPELEQAAEALRDEIDVPAQDLFAALSARLREKHSIQTRIMPVDIMRETLRRFDRHRRQLLISELVDGPGRAFQLAFHIALAECTPVLDAIIARAGALDDTSRQLYRITLANYFAGCALMPYQPFLAAAESLGYDLHVLAQRFSTGFEQVCHRLTTLQRPNARGVPFFMLRVDNAGNVSKRFSSGTFPFSKFGGTCPLWNVHSTFDTPDRLLKQVIELPDGTRYFSVAQMVRRPVAPHPLAQPRFAIGLGCEIRHAARLVYASGMNLDNAEGTPIGINCRLCERENCAQRADPPLTRTLILDENTRRMTSFAFSNAREV
- a CDS encoding c-type cytochrome encodes the protein MSMRNSWFGCVIGVCLFSGSAGAQSMVGHFGVGQTATADEAAKYFSIPPSGDGLPAGSGTAKAGVEVFASTCAACHSDKLQGNPAAGIGGDRLLGGRGSLAGKTPVKTVESYWPYATTLFDYIKRTMPFSAPGSLKDDEVYSLVAYILSEARIIKPSETIDAKSLPKVQMPNKDGFIPDARPELELYR
- the glpD gene encoding glycerol-3-phosphate dehydrogenase, which produces MTLSYKMMEEGAPVGQVYDLAIIGGGINGCGIARDAAGRGNSVFLCEMNDLASGTSSGSTKLVHGGLRYLEYYEFRLVREALIEREILWRIAPHIIHPARFVLPHHAGLRPAWLLRFGLFLYDHIGGRKLLPPTRSVDLARDRVGKPLSPGRYHKGFEYSDCVVDDARLVILTARDAADRGADIRTRTRAVETRPSDGFWRVTVEDTRSGERSTIAARVLVNAGGPWIEQVLRLGAGVNSRARVRLVQGSHIVVGKLYDHDRAYIFQNSDGRIVFAIPYQDDFTLIGTTDRDYEGDPARVKASDEEIAYLCASVSEYLAKQVAPRDVVWSYAGVRPLYDDGASEAKAATREYAFELDTPEGAPLLSVYGGKITTYRRLAEEALEKLSPYLKGTKAREGWTSKAALPGGDMEVSAVEGIPADLMRGYPFLTLAHARRLARAYGSRAAAMLGTAKTMADLGREFGATLTEREVRYLMTNEWACTAEDVIWRRSKLGLRMSVADVAALETWFAEQTEGRLREAEARP
- the aceA gene encoding isocitrate lyase, with amino-acid sequence MSRTFEQIVLAPKGRFEGISRPYAPEDVERLRGSVQIEHTLAERGANRLWKQLNEMPYVNSLGAVTGNQAMQQARAGLPAIYLSGWQVAADANTAGAMYPDQSLYPANAGPELCRRINRTFQRADQIEHAEGGAKIDWFVPIVADAEAGFGGPLNAFEIMKAYIEAGAAGVHFEDQLASEKKCGHLGGKVLIPTAEHERNLIAARLAADVCGVPTLVLARTDAESAKLITSDIDERDHEFITGERTAEGFYRLKPGTGLDHCIKRGLSFAKYADLLWWETSKPDLEGARAFAEAVRKVYPDKMLAYNCSPSFNWEANLDKAAIAHFQKEIAAMGYKFQFVTLAGFHSLNHGMFELARGYKAEGMAAYSRLQQAEFASEKFGYSATRHQREVGTGYFDLVSATITGGQSSTTALHDSTEAAQFKSQGSPINVQAAE
- a CDS encoding PQQ-dependent sugar dehydrogenase, translating into MKTPFTRATAILSATTILSAFFTTGARSESRSFRSSAGPIEVSTVASGLVHPWGLALLPDGRILVTERPGRFRIVSRDGDLSPPLKNVPGVWASGQGGLLDVVLDRSFADNKTLYFCFAERVDGGGRTAVARARLGEDRLQDVRIIFRQEGPLSSGNHYGCRIAQADDGNLFVTLGDHFSHRDEAQNLANHLGKVIRIAPDGSAPSDNPFVGRADARPEIWSYGHRNEQGLAIHPVTGGLWEVEHGPRGGDEVNIIGKGRNYGWPVIGYGVDYNGAKIHAGASREGMEQPVKYWAPSISPSSMAFYTGTLFPSWKGSLFIGALSGRMLVRLSLRGDEVIGEERLLQDLNERIRDVRQAPDGALWLLTDSKAGRLLRVSPSGK
- the soxC gene encoding sulfite dehydrogenase, with translation MFPRRTTSSRRGFLFAAGSLVGAAGAATIAHAEVLKAPTGAVLYDVPDDPTKVQGRPVVDGSYGTRSQFETEARMRYPTPNENTSWSLTPLGRGVGNITPSGLHFERHHGGIPTIDPAKHNLLIHGMVERSMTFSMADIKRLPSVTRKHFIECSGNGLTEWNKPTMKTVQGTHGLLSTSEWTGVQFATFARETGLKEGAAWVLAEGADAAVMTRSIPLEKMLKDALIVYGQNGEAIRPEQGYPLRLLLPGYEGNTHIKWLRRLQVSDKPFMTREETAKYTDLLGSGKARIFSLDMEAKSVITFPSGEMKLPGPGFYNITGLAWTGRGRVQSVDVSLDSGRTWYPARLESPPEPMCTVRFSFPWMWDGKGAVLQSRCIDETGYVQPTLEQLIAIRGNNGSFGSIYHLNAIQSWAVSEAGDVTNVHA